The Tamandua tetradactyla isolate mTamTet1 chromosome 23, mTamTet1.pri, whole genome shotgun sequence genomic interval tccagaacatgggaggttagaaggagtaaatatttttttattatcacaatcaactttttttttcttttttgtgaaaaataacatttacaaaaaagcagtaaatttcaaagtacatcacaacaattagttgtagaacatatttcagagttggtatgggttacaattccacaattttaggtttttacttctagctgttctaaggtattggaaagtaaaagaaataccagtataatgattcagcactcatgcttgtttgttaaacccgaccttctctgtataattccaccatctttctcccactctttaggggtatttgggttatgccaattctaactttttcatgttggaaggggctgccgataatatgggacagggggatagaactggttaatgttctgaagaggctgggccaggatttatctggtccagggacccatctggaggttgtagttttctgggaagttacccgagtgcatagaacctttgtagaatcttatataacaccctaggtgttttttaggattggctggaatggtcctggttggggtttggcaagttgtgataggtagcaatgtctaactgaagctcgcgtgagagtgacctccagagtgacctccagagtagcctttcgactgtatttgaactctctcagccagtgttattttattagttacacttcttttcccccatttggttaggatggcattgttgactcCCTGGTGCcggggccagactcatccccgggagtcatgatCCAAATCGtcagggggactttcacccctggacgtcatgtcccatgtagtggggggcaatggtttcattgcagagttgggcttagagagagtgaggccacatctgagcaacgacagaggtcctccagaggtgactcttaggcacacctataggtaggttagGCTTCTCCACCacatacatgagcttcacaagagcaagcctcaaggtcatgGGTTCGGCCTATGActtgggtgcccctaatgtttgacacagtatctgggtttctggtggtaaagtttaatagttgcatagtGAAATGACTTTTGAAGCTGCGTCTGGCTACCTAGATTTTGCATATTCTCCAGGTTAGCCCCTCTAAGACTTTCTccataatttttcaaaaacagaGTCCTGGAGTCCTCTGGCCCTGCACTGTGTCCTCTCAGCCCGCAGCACCCCTGCTGGTCTGAGCAGGCCGCTCCCACAGGCGAGTCCGCCCTTCTTCACGCCGTCTGTCTTCTCTCCCTGCAGCTGTGGCGTTCCTGGTGGCCTTCCGCCAGAACAAGCAGCTGATTGGGGACCGGGGACTGCTGCCCTGCAGAGCGCACTTGGGGAGGCTCCTGCGGCACTTCCACGGGCGGGTCGGCTGGGAGGCCCTGAGCCACGCCCCCACGGTCATCTGGTTCCTGGACTGGTCGGACATGAACGCCGCCCTGGACGCGCTCTCTCTCCTTGGCCTGGGCATCTCATCCTTCATCGTGGTGACCGGCTGCGCCAACATGGTGCTCATGGCTGTGCTCTGGACCCTCTACATGTCCCTGGTCAGCGTGGGGCAGGTCTGGTGAGTGGAAGGGGGAGCCTAGCCTGTGGGGAGGCCTCAGCCTGCACACAGCAGAACCCCTCCCTGCCTGTGGGGCAGCCAGCCCGCTCCTGCTTGAGGTAACTGGGCTGCGCAGGAGATGGCCATTTGCCTTTGGGAGCAGGGTTGCAATTCTGTGTGGAGTGGTGTGGCCCCCACGAGACCACCTTGCCACCCCCTTGACAACCATGGGGCCTTGAGATGGGGGTGAAAGTCGTGGGTGGGCTCCTGGGAGAGCTGTAGTGGCGGGAACGTGGATTGGGGGCTGCCCGTCATGTTCCTTCTCGTGCCTTCCTTTTTCAGTAGGAGTTTTGCCACCTGTTCCCAGGTGTGCGTGGGGTTGGCAAGTCGGACCCAGCCTTGCCTGTGGCGCTGGCTCCAGAGCTATGGAAATCTGCCGTATGGAGTCTTTGGAGGTTCTGCTGGAATTCCCTGGGCACATGTGTGGGGTGTCGGGGGGACCAGCTTTAATGGAGGCTGAAGAGGCCCTCAGGTGCTCTGTCATGTCTGGACGGGTCAGGTGAAGGGAGACCCCCTGTCCCCTTTCCCCCTTGGTGCTCCAGCTCTCGCCTCTGCAGGAAGCCTGGAGGGCTTTGTAAGAAAGGTGGCCTTCAGGAGGCTGCTGGGTGGAGGTCGGCATTCAGATAAAAGACAAGAAACAGATGCACAAACTAATTGAGGCTctctaaagtaaaataaaactagGTATGTCTTACCAGAAATGATGCATGAGATGTTTTATCTGAAAAATGTGAAATGTATAGGGTCTGGCACTTGAGTTAAGTGGCTCACTCAGCCCTTTCTTCTCTGGAGCTGGTTCACCAGCAACTGTGTGTCTGCACTGGTGGCGGGGAGGATGGCGGGCCTCACATGCTATGGCCATGGGCAGCTGCTCCCCGCTCCAAGGCTCTCTCCTTGGGAGCTGCTATGGTTCACACTTACCTCTGACTTCCCCAGCAGGCTGTGTCAGCGTGAGGAAAGGGAGTTGTGATGCTGGAATCACGTAAAAGAGGGAAGCACACTGGAATAGCAAACTGGCTTCCTTTTTCTTGATACTACAAATGAAAGCTAGacataatttattccttttatgtcCTGCTTGTTTCAAGTTGAGAGGAAGGAATATTTATTTTGGGGCTCAGATGCTCAGATAATGGGGACAGTTGACTGAAGATCTCTTTCAACTCCCATCCAGCTAGCGTCCCGTGGCGCAGAGAGGAAGCCCTGAAGGGTGGGGGAAACAGGAGGCAGGTGGACTTCGCAGCCCCTCTCAGTTGGTGATCCAGCTGCCGCACTGTGTGGCTCCTGAAATAGCGAATCTTCTCTGTGCAACGTGTTTGTGGTTAGAATGGCTTGTGGCACAGGCCATCGTTGAGACTCCTGGGCACTTCCTGCATTGCTGAAATGGCTGTAGTTTCCCCCCAAGCTCCCTACCCTCCCTCTTCTTAGGTGGGTGTCTTCCAGCTGCTCCCCAACCTAGGCCATTGGCCACAAAGAAGCCCCAGGTGTCAGAGAGAAACCTTTTGCTATTGCGGGATGCTGCAGGTAAAGTGAATCTCATAACCACTGGTGCTTTGAATTCCGGGCGTTGCTGCTGTGGTGTGGAGTCGCACAGCCTCACAATGCTGCCTGCGTGTTCAGAACAGTCTAACTCCTTCACTTGACCTAGCCTATCCTTTCCTACCCTCCAGGCACACTGCTAGTGCCCTGCAAGCTTACGATGAAGACGCTGCCGCCCCGGGCAGCTGCTCTCCCTTAAGCGTCAGTCCTGCAGGAGGCGCTTCCCACAGGAGTGACTTCCTGCCTTGGTCCTAAGAGGCAGAGACTTTTTGCTTGTCAAGGCTCCTTAAAAAACAAGGTTTTATAAACGGACTGTCTCACAATGGCAACGGACATGAGGATAGAGAAAGTTGGGGCAGCGTGCTTTCCATGCTGACACCTCACCCCCAGATGGGATGACAGGAACCTGAGCATAGGGTCTGTTCAGGGCAGAAGGCGCACCTGCTCGAGGGCTGGTCCTCTGCACCGTGTGCATGGTCAGAGCCCCAACCGCACCCCCATCTGGTCTGCACCACGGACTACACCGTGTCCTAACTCATGCCACCTTCCAACCTGTGCCTCAAACTATGCCATGTCCCAACTCATGCCACCTTCCAACCTGTGCCTCGGACTATGCCATGTCCCAACTCACGCCACCTTCCAACCTGTGCCTCAAACTATGCCATGTCCCAACTCACGCCACCTTCCAACGTGTGCCACGGACCACGCCATGTCCCAACTCACGCCACGTCCCAACTCACGCCACCTTCCAACCTGTGCCACGGACCATGCCATGTCCCAACTCACGCCACCTTCCAACGTGTGCCACGGACCACGCCATGTCCCAACTCACGCCACCTTCCAACGTGTGCCACGGACCACGCCATGTCCCAACCCACGCCACCTTCCAACCTGTGCCACGGACCATGCCATGTCCCAACTCACGCCACCTTCCAACGTGTGCCACGGACCACGCCATGTCCCAACTCACGCCACGTCCCAACTCACGCCACCTTCCAACCTGTGCCACGGACCATGCCATGTCCCAACTCACGCCACCTTCCAACGTGTGCCACGGACCACGCCATGTCCCAACTCACGCCACCTTCCAACGTGTGCCACGGACCACGCCATGTCCCAACTCACGCCACCTTCCAACGTGTGCCACGGACCACGCCACGTCCCAACTCACGCCACCTTCCAACCTGTGCCACGGACCACGCCATGTCCCAACTCACGCCACCTTCCAACGTGTGCCACGGACCACGCCATATCCCAACCCACGCCACCTTCCAACCTGTGCCACGGACCTCGCCATATCCCAATTCATGCCACCTTCCAACCTGTGCCACGGACCTCGCCATGTCCCAATTCATGCCACCTTCCAACCTGTGCCACGGACCACGCCATGTCCCAACCCACGCCACCTTCCATCCTGTGCCTCAAACTATGCCATGTCCCAACTCATGCCACCTTCCAACCTGTGCCTCGGACTATGCCATGTCCCAACTCATGCCAGCTCTGCGCTCCCCCCTTGGCTCAGGCCAGTCCAGCCCAAGTTGTGGTTTCAACAATCAGAGCTCTCTGGTGAGCTCTTCTCCCTGAGTTTCCAATGCAGGGGCACCTGGTGTGGTACCAGGGGTcaagggggtggggagcaggggccaGGCTGTGGGGTGTTGGGGCTGGAGCCGAGGACTAGGGGTCTTCGGAGTTGGCAGCCCCTCCTCTCAGGCTGAAAGTGAGCTGCCAGCTGAGCAGGAGAGGGGCTGGGCCTGTGGCCATGGGGGTTCTCTGGCCATTGTCCTGGACAGAGCCTGCAGTGACACCCGAGCGGCCGCGCAGAGCTGGGCTTTGGGGCAGCCCTCGGGGTGGAGTCAGGCCTGGCTTTGCCCACCTGGAGGCTGTGAGCGTCAGAGGTAGAGGAGGGCCAGCTTGATGGCCCTCCCTGACCCTTCTCTGGAGGGCCAGTCTTGTTACGAGGAGAGGGATTTGTGGTTTTCATGGTGCTCCGGGAGGCCCGTGCATATGGTGAGGGTGCCAGGTGCTGGGGTCTTCCACTTGTCGGGGGGCTTGCTGGAGACCAGGCCATCGGGGTTCTGGCTCCTCGGCCCCAGCTTGGCTTCGCTTACAGGAGGGTCTTGCAGGAGGGTCCAGGGCCTGGGATGTTCATCTGTTgggtgggggcaggcagggaggggCTGGCAGCCTGCCTTCTGCTGTGGAGcttgccttttccttctctccctagAGGGGCCGGGCTAAGGTTGGAATACCTTTTCAGGTTTGTCTGACTTGAGCTTCATCCACAGCCCCAACAGCACACTCACCTGGACGCGGTGAAGCTGTTAGCCCGGCGCTGGATGGTGTCGGCCAGGTTGACCGGAGTGTCAGAGTGGCCACACCCTCCCTTCCTCACCGACACGCACTCCTAGGAAGTAAATACCCACTTTGACAAGCAGGAGGTCTGGTGTGACTCCTGGTGGGGAAGAGTCCAGCTGGTGAAGAAGCTGTGTGGTCAGCTTTTTCTGAAATCCCCTTTGAGAAGTCAGAGCTCTGTTCAGGCTGGTGGTCTTGGGGCCAGAGCCCTGTGCCTGTCCTCCTTCTGCCCTTTTTTGAGGGGTGCCCCTGAGTCAGTCCGAAACCCCTGCATAATCCATGCGGAGGGTGCGGGTTAATGAGGGGCCATTGGCAGCGTGGGGCACCTGGGGGTGGTGCTTCCCAGCTTGGACACGTGTGTGTTGCGCTTTGGCCAGGCCCAGCCTGAGTGAGGGGTGGCCTCGTGGAGTGGAGCCAGCACCAGACGCCAGGCCATCCTCTGGTCCATCTCACACCTGGGTGCTCTGGCTGGTGCCCTAGGCACCTGCCCTCACCCACAGAGTGGCTGGGCTGGAGCATGTGCTCGGGTCCATGGGGCTCCCTCTGGGCTCAGAGGGACACAGTGCCTCCC includes:
- the LOC143666787 gene encoding lipase maturation factor 1-like, whose product is MAAPGEFLRKRSRADTAPGPGSPPAPGRDPARSPARLRAGTFWLTRIALLRALAFVYSVAFLVAFRQNKQLIGDRGLLPCRAHLGRLLRHFHGRVGWEALSHAPTVIWFLDWSDMNAALDALSLLGLGISSFIVVTGCANMVLMAVLWTLYMSLVSVGQVWYSFGK